The following coding sequences lie in one Capsicum annuum cultivar UCD-10X-F1 chromosome 5, UCD10Xv1.1, whole genome shotgun sequence genomic window:
- the LOC107870788 gene encoding hexokinase-2 isoform X2: MGINAAYIESAQSVVKWPDQIPKPKEIAINIQWGNFRSSLFPIIEFDTTLIVDSSYPSSQIFEKLISGTYLGETVRRVLLKMAQESALFGDTVPAKLAISYSLRYLSRRNC; encoded by the exons ATGGGCATTAATGCTGCTTATATAGAATCAGCACAATCAGTTGTAAAATGGCCTGAtcaaattccaaaaccaaaaGAAATA GCAATTAATATCCAATGGGGTAATTTTAGATCCTCCCTTTTTCCAATTATCGAGTTTGATACAACATTAATTGTTGACAGTTCATATCCTAGTAGCCAG ATATTTGAGAAGCTTATTTCAGGTACCTATCTAGGAGAAACTGTTAGAAGAGTCTTATTAAAGATGGCTCAAGAATCAGCTTTATTTGGAGATACTGTACCAGCTAAGCTAGCAATTTCATACTCGTTGAG GTACCTATCTAGGAGAAACTGTTAG
- the LOC107870788 gene encoding hexokinase-2 isoform X1 — protein MGINAAYIESAQSVVKWPDQIPKPKEIAINIQWGNFRSSLFPIIEFDTTLIVDSSYPSSQIFEKLISGTYLGETVRRVLLKMAQESALFGDTVPAKLAISYSLRYLRSLFQVPI, from the exons ATGGGCATTAATGCTGCTTATATAGAATCAGCACAATCAGTTGTAAAATGGCCTGAtcaaattccaaaaccaaaaGAAATA GCAATTAATATCCAATGGGGTAATTTTAGATCCTCCCTTTTTCCAATTATCGAGTTTGATACAACATTAATTGTTGACAGTTCATATCCTAGTAGCCAG ATATTTGAGAAGCTTATTTCAGGTACCTATCTAGGAGAAACTGTTAGAAGAGTCTTATTAAAGATGGCTCAAGAATCAGCTTTATTTGGAGATACTGTACCAGCTAAGCTAGCAATTTCATACTCGTTGAG ATATTTGAGAAGCTTATTTCAGGTACCTATCTAG